A stretch of the Sulfurospirillum sp. UCH001 genome encodes the following:
- the rlmB gene encoding 23S rRNA (guanosine(2251)-2'-O)-methyltransferase RlmB yields the protein MIIYGKQLFLHLLNHYPSRIETVFLPKKCDPKLFSQIARVTQKICTIDERKAQALCHGGNHQGFIAEIRDLELTSFNEIKHGSFLVVLDEVTDVGNIGAIVRSAYAFGADGLILSGMKTCNLEAILRTSSAAAFELPIALCPSTRDMLNELKQVGFTLYGADMGGVDVKEVSFAPKRVLIMGSEGKGLSPKVKEKLDTIVSIKMARAFDSLNVSAAAAVLCDRIANG from the coding sequence ATGATAATTTATGGAAAACAACTCTTTTTACATCTGTTAAATCACTATCCTTCGAGGATTGAGACGGTATTTTTACCTAAAAAATGTGACCCTAAACTCTTCTCACAGATTGCACGTGTTACACAAAAAATCTGTACAATTGATGAGCGAAAAGCACAGGCTCTTTGTCATGGAGGAAACCATCAAGGCTTCATTGCCGAGATTAGAGATCTTGAGCTGACGTCATTCAATGAGATTAAGCATGGCTCTTTTTTAGTCGTACTGGATGAAGTAACGGATGTAGGAAATATCGGTGCTATTGTTCGTAGTGCATATGCCTTTGGAGCGGATGGTTTGATTTTGAGTGGCATGAAAACATGTAACTTGGAAGCTATTTTACGTACAAGTAGTGCAGCTGCATTTGAATTACCAATTGCATTATGCCCATCAACCCGTGATATGCTGAATGAGCTTAAACAAGTTGGATTTACACTATACGGCGCAGATATGGGTGGTGTAGATGTCAAAGAAGTTTCATTTGCACCTAAACGCGTTTTAATTATGGGAAGTGAAGGCAAGGGATTGTCTCCTAAAGTCAAAGAGAAATTAGACACAATTGTGTCGATTAAAATGGCAAGAGCATTTGACTCTTTAAATGTGAGTGCTGCTGCAGCAGTACTTTGTGATAGGATTGCCAATGGATAA
- a CDS encoding LL-diaminopimelate aminotransferase, with translation MFDEIRFNTIDRLPGYVFAQINELKLAARHAGDDIIDFSMGNPDGRTPQHIIDKLVESAQKDGTHGYSVSKGIYKLRLAICNWYARKYGVTLDPNTEAVATLGSKEGFVHLAQAIMNPGDVAVVPDPAYPIHAYAFMIAGGNVHKFGLDYNEKYELDKEQFFIKLKKVFKESAPKPKFVVVNFPHNPTCVTTDLSFYEELVAYAKEERFYIISDIAYADLSFDGYETPSILQVEGAKDVAVECYTLSKSYNMAGWRVGFVVGNKKLVGALQKIKSWFDYGMFTPIQVASTIALDGPQECVDEIREKYRKRRDVLVESFNNAGWPMEKPQSTMFVWAKIPKVAEHLGSMEFAKQLLKEAKIAVSPGVGFGESGEGYVRIALIENENRIRQAARNIKKYLKSLEG, from the coding sequence ATGTTTGATGAAATTAGATTTAATACAATTGATAGATTACCTGGGTATGTTTTTGCTCAAATTAATGAATTAAAGTTAGCTGCACGTCATGCGGGAGACGATATTATCGACTTCTCAATGGGAAATCCTGATGGAAGAACACCACAACACATTATTGATAAACTCGTAGAGTCTGCACAAAAAGATGGTACTCATGGTTATTCAGTAAGTAAAGGTATCTACAAACTTCGTCTAGCAATTTGTAACTGGTATGCTCGTAAGTACGGTGTTACTCTAGATCCTAATACAGAAGCCGTTGCAACGCTTGGTAGTAAAGAAGGTTTTGTGCATTTAGCACAAGCGATTATGAATCCAGGTGATGTTGCGGTTGTTCCAGATCCTGCGTATCCAATTCATGCGTATGCATTTATGATTGCAGGTGGTAATGTTCATAAATTTGGACTCGACTATAATGAAAAATATGAACTAGATAAAGAGCAATTTTTCATCAAACTGAAAAAAGTATTTAAAGAATCAGCTCCTAAACCGAAGTTTGTTGTTGTTAACTTCCCTCACAACCCAACGTGTGTCACAACGGATCTCTCTTTTTATGAAGAGCTCGTAGCTTATGCTAAGGAAGAGCGTTTTTATATTATTAGCGATATTGCCTATGCTGATCTTTCTTTTGATGGCTATGAAACACCTTCTATTTTACAAGTAGAAGGTGCAAAAGATGTTGCCGTTGAATGTTATACACTTTCAAAAAGTTACAATATGGCAGGCTGGCGTGTTGGTTTTGTTGTAGGAAATAAAAAGCTTGTTGGTGCACTACAAAAAATTAAATCATGGTTTGACTATGGGATGTTTACTCCAATTCAAGTAGCTTCTACCATTGCATTGGATGGACCACAAGAATGTGTTGATGAAATTAGAGAAAAATACCGTAAACGTAGAGATGTCTTGGTTGAAAGTTTCAACAATGCAGGATGGCCTATGGAGAAACCACAATCAACGATGTTTGTATGGGCGAAAATTCCAAAAGTTGCTGAACATTTGGGCAGTATGGAGTTTGCAAAACAATTGTTAAAAGAAGCAAAAATTGCAGTAAGCCCAGGTGTAGGTTTTGGTGAGAGTGGCGAAGGTTATGTACGAATTGCTTTGATTGAAAATGAAAATAGAATACGCCAAGCAGCACGTAATATTAAAAAGTATTTGAAGAGTTTAGAAGGCTAG
- a CDS encoding homoserine dehydrogenase, producing the protein MIKVGIIGVGTVGSHVVKILQENEDIITARSGKKIVPIIGVVKDTTKKRDVNISLSSDVNDILDNPEIDVVVELMGGVDEAYKIVTKALKNKKAVVTANKALLAYHRYELRDLAGSTPIGYEASVAGGIPIIKALREGLSANHIEAIKGIMNGTCNFILTKMMNEKAEFADVLKEAQALGYAEADPTFDVGGFDAAHKLLILASIAYGINVKPEEILIEGIENINSEDIYFAKEFGYNIKLLTIAKKSGDQVELRVHPALVPTKQMIAKVDGVMNGISVIGDRVGETMYYGPGAGGSATASAVVSDLIDIARHTQNSPMLGFIKPLEKSGLTLMNRDDICTQYYIRVTVADKIGVLSKISEILGKHSISISSFLQKQDAKREESAVLLFSTHTCKESNIQKALHELSELEFVELKPAMIRIEA; encoded by the coding sequence ATGATCAAAGTTGGAATTATTGGTGTAGGAACTGTTGGTAGCCATGTTGTTAAAATTTTACAAGAGAATGAAGATATTATTACAGCGCGCAGTGGCAAGAAAATTGTTCCTATTATAGGTGTCGTAAAAGATACTACAAAAAAAAGGGATGTTAACATCTCTTTAAGTAGTGATGTAAATGACATTTTAGACAATCCTGAAATCGATGTTGTTGTCGAATTGATGGGGGGTGTAGATGAGGCTTATAAAATAGTCACAAAAGCACTTAAAAATAAAAAAGCCGTTGTTACAGCCAATAAAGCACTTTTGGCTTACCATCGTTATGAATTACGTGATCTTGCAGGTTCAACTCCAATTGGCTATGAAGCCAGTGTTGCGGGTGGAATTCCGATTATCAAAGCACTTCGAGAAGGGCTTAGTGCCAATCATATAGAAGCTATTAAAGGCATCATGAATGGTACGTGTAATTTTATTTTGACGAAAATGATGAATGAAAAAGCAGAGTTTGCAGATGTCTTAAAAGAAGCACAAGCACTAGGTTATGCAGAAGCTGATCCAACTTTTGATGTCGGTGGATTTGATGCAGCGCATAAATTGCTTATCTTAGCGAGTATTGCGTATGGAATTAATGTGAAGCCTGAAGAGATTCTCATTGAAGGTATTGAGAATATCAATAGTGAAGATATTTATTTTGCTAAAGAGTTTGGTTATAACATTAAGCTTTTGACAATTGCGAAAAAAAGTGGCGATCAAGTCGAGCTTCGTGTCCATCCCGCTTTAGTCCCAACCAAGCAAATGATTGCAAAAGTAGATGGAGTCATGAATGGTATTAGTGTTATAGGTGACCGTGTAGGTGAAACCATGTATTATGGTCCAGGCGCAGGTGGAAGTGCAACAGCAAGCGCTGTTGTTTCAGATCTTATTGACATCGCTCGCCACACACAAAATTCACCAATGCTTGGGTTTATAAAACCTCTTGAAAAGAGCGGTTTAACACTCATGAATAGAGATGATATCTGTACACAATACTATATACGTGTTACAGTGGCAGATAAAATAGGTGTCTTATCAAAAATTTCTGAAATTTTAGGCAAACATTCTATCTCTATTAGTAGCTTTTTACAAAAACAAGATGCTAAACGTGAAGAAAGCGCAGTACTGCTTTTTTCAACACATACGTGTAAAGAGAGTAATATTCAAAAAGCATTACACGAGCTTAGTGAACTAGAATTTGTTGAACTCAAACCTGCTATGATTCGCATTGAGGCGTAA
- a CDS encoding YraN family protein, with the protein MSLKIGNEAEDKASSYLQKKGYTILERNFHSKFGEIDIIAQKENVLHFCEVKFSQNYDPITRITSSKMNKIIKTINYYLLTHAHSCDYQIDAILVTPENIEIIKNISY; encoded by the coding sequence ATGAGTTTAAAAATAGGAAATGAGGCTGAAGATAAAGCCTCTTCCTATCTTCAAAAAAAAGGTTATACCATTCTTGAACGCAATTTTCACTCCAAGTTTGGTGAGATAGACATTATTGCGCAAAAAGAGAATGTCCTTCATTTTTGCGAAGTTAAATTTTCACAAAATTATGATCCAATTACGCGTATTACCTCTTCAAAAATGAATAAAATCATTAAAACAATCAACTATTATTTATTGACACATGCACATTCATGTGATTATCAAATTGATGCAATTTTAGTTACACCAGAAAATATAGAGATAATAAAAAATATTAGTTACTAA
- the trxA gene encoding thioredoxin produces the protein MGKYLELNASNFDSTVAEGVALVDFWAPWCGPCRMIAPVIDELAGDFDGKAKICKVNTDEEQDVAIKYGIRSIPTILFFKNGELVDQMIGASSKQVLADKINSLL, from the coding sequence ATGGGAAAATATTTAGAGTTAAATGCATCAAATTTTGATAGTACAGTAGCTGAGGGTGTTGCATTAGTAGATTTTTGGGCACCTTGGTGTGGACCTTGTCGTATGATTGCTCCAGTTATTGATGAATTAGCAGGCGATTTTGATGGTAAAGCAAAAATCTGTAAAGTGAATACAGATGAAGAGCAAGACGTGGCGATAAAATATGGCATTAGATCAATTCCTACAATCCTTTTCTTTAAAAATGGTGAATTGGTCGATCAAATGATTGGTGCATCGTCTAAACAAGTTTTAGCTGATAAAATTAATTCACTTCTTTAA
- a CDS encoding NAD(P)/FAD-dependent oxidoreductase: protein MLDLAIIGGGPAGLSAGLYATRGGLKNVVMFEKGLPGGQITSSSEIENYPGSAEILSGLDFMAPWSEQCMRFGLKHAMEEVTRVSKNSDGTFQISLAGGKSEQAKSVIVCTGSTPKKANFEGEAEFFGKGVSTCATCDGFFYKNREVVALGGGDTALEEALYLSHICSKVYLVHRRDTFRASPSTIEKVKNNPKIELVLNVNVKKAYGDKMGLNGIIVVDSAGNERDIAVPGVFVFVGMNVNNAILKQEDGSFLCDMDENGNVVVDLSMHTSVKGLFAAGDLRIKASKQVVCAAGDGATAGIQALEYVNH from the coding sequence ATGTTAGATCTAGCAATTATTGGTGGTGGTCCAGCTGGCCTTAGTGCCGGATTATATGCAACACGTGGCGGCTTGAAAAACGTAGTAATGTTTGAAAAAGGTCTTCCTGGCGGACAAATTACCAGTAGTAGTGAAATAGAAAATTATCCAGGAAGCGCAGAAATATTAAGTGGTTTAGATTTTATGGCGCCTTGGTCAGAACAGTGTATGCGTTTTGGTCTAAAACATGCAATGGAAGAGGTTACTAGAGTTTCTAAAAATAGCGATGGTACATTTCAAATCAGTCTAGCTGGTGGTAAAAGTGAACAGGCTAAAAGTGTTATTGTATGTACAGGTAGTACTCCTAAAAAAGCTAATTTTGAAGGCGAGGCTGAATTTTTTGGCAAAGGTGTAAGTACATGTGCAACATGTGATGGGTTTTTTTATAAAAATAGAGAAGTTGTAGCTCTTGGTGGTGGAGACACTGCCCTTGAAGAGGCTCTTTATCTTTCACATATTTGTTCAAAAGTCTATTTAGTTCATAGACGTGATACGTTTAGAGCAAGTCCAAGTACTATTGAAAAAGTTAAAAATAATCCTAAAATTGAACTTGTTTTGAATGTGAATGTTAAAAAAGCCTATGGTGATAAAATGGGCTTAAATGGCATTATTGTTGTAGATTCAGCGGGCAATGAAAGAGATATTGCTGTACCTGGTGTTTTTGTTTTTGTTGGAATGAATGTTAATAATGCGATTTTAAAGCAAGAAGATGGAAGTTTCTTATGTGATATGGATGAGAATGGCAATGTTGTTGTTGATCTTAGTATGCATACTTCTGTTAAAGGTCTTTTTGCAGCAGGTGATTTAAGAATTAAAGCATCAAAACAAGTTGTGTGCGCAGCAGGAGATGGTGCGACTGCTGGTATTCAAGCATTAGAATATGTGAACCATTAA
- the dapB gene encoding 4-hydroxy-tetrahydrodipicolinate reductase — MINVGIHGSTGRVGRLLIDNLLKDKEAKPHVLHAIEDFGFTTPKDVTITDDVSALLQKSDVVIDFTISMGTETLLENALKHPTPLVIGTTGLNEHQQNLLKEASNNMPILYSTNMSLGVAVLNRLVELASKSLSDFDIEIVEQHHRFKKDAPSGTALTLGEHAARGRGLNLDDVRVSGRNGLIGERTKDEIAIMALRGGDIVGRHTVGFYNDGEFIEMNHTATSRDTFAKGAIKAAKWIINQPNGLYTISDCLGL; from the coding sequence ATGATAAATGTTGGAATTCACGGCTCAACGGGTAGGGTAGGCAGACTACTCATTGATAACCTCCTCAAAGATAAAGAGGCAAAACCTCATGTTTTACATGCCATTGAAGATTTTGGCTTTACTACCCCAAAAGATGTAACGATTACCGATGATGTCAGTGCTCTTTTACAAAAAAGCGATGTTGTGATTGATTTTACTATCTCAATGGGAACAGAAACACTTTTAGAAAATGCTCTGAAACATCCAACACCTCTAGTAATTGGAACAACAGGACTCAATGAGCATCAGCAAAACCTTTTAAAAGAAGCATCAAACAATATGCCTATTCTTTACTCGACAAATATGTCTTTAGGCGTTGCAGTACTTAATCGTTTAGTAGAACTTGCTTCTAAAAGCCTCAGTGATTTTGACATTGAAATTGTAGAACAACATCACCGCTTTAAAAAAGATGCACCAAGTGGTACAGCATTAACTCTTGGTGAACATGCTGCTCGAGGACGTGGACTTAATTTAGATGACGTACGTGTGAGTGGACGTAATGGACTTATCGGTGAAAGAACAAAAGATGAAATTGCCATTATGGCACTTCGTGGTGGTGATATCGTAGGACGTCATACCGTAGGATTTTATAATGATGGTGAATTTATTGAAATGAACCATACAGCAACCAGTCGTGATACCTTTGCTAAAGGCGCTATTAAAGCCGCAAAGTGGATCATTAATCAACCTAATGGTCTTTATACAATTAGCGACTGTTTAGGTCTTTAA